From the genome of Leptolyngbya subtilissima AS-A7, one region includes:
- a CDS encoding actin-binding WH2 domain-containing protein, with amino-acid sequence MDHFSTLILLLRDRTTFLEEVRQGKKIESKILSLLVVSSLFFAIYGAIIGSSSGWQQLLVSMVKLPALYLLTLLICLPTLYFFDILFGSKADFKQYAVLSLTTVSVISVLLFSFAPVTLFFLVSIRSYHFFLLLNVAIFGLTGFIGVRLFYAGIRSVMDFTEDTPQIRNRLLLFWLTLYGLVGSQLGWTLRPFFGSPDQPFQLFREVEGNFYSQVIRSIAALLFGN; translated from the coding sequence ATGGATCATTTTTCAACCCTGATATTGCTGCTGCGCGATCGCACTACCTTTCTAGAAGAAGTCCGCCAGGGCAAAAAGATTGAATCTAAAATTTTGTCGCTGCTGGTAGTCAGCTCGCTGTTTTTTGCTATCTATGGGGCCATTATTGGCTCGTCGAGCGGTTGGCAACAACTGCTGGTGTCGATGGTCAAGCTGCCGGCCCTCTACCTACTAACTCTGCTTATTTGCCTACCAACGCTATACTTTTTCGACATCTTATTTGGCTCCAAAGCTGACTTTAAACAGTATGCGGTGCTCAGCCTCACCACCGTTTCGGTAATCAGCGTTCTGCTGTTCAGCTTTGCGCCAGTGACGCTATTCTTTTTGGTCTCTATTCGCAGCTATCACTTCTTTTTGCTACTAAACGTCGCCATTTTTGGTCTTACCGGCTTCATTGGGGTGAGGCTGTTTTATGCAGGCATTCGCTCCGTGATGGATTTTACTGAAGATACGCCCCAGATTCGCAATCGGCTGCTGCTGTTTTGGCTGACGCTCTATGGGTTGGTGGGCAGCCAGTTGGGGTGGACCCTAAGACCCTTTTTCGGCTCCCCTGACCAGCCCTTTCAGCTGTTCCGTGAGGTAGAAGGCAACTTTTACTCCCAGGTGATTCGCAGCATTGCCGCCCTACTGTTTGGCAACTGA
- a CDS encoding exopolyphosphatase, producing the protein MIATKTRHRLVTRSDFDGLVCAVLMKDMDLIDDIMFVHPKDMQDGKVDVNSNDITTNLPYVEGVHLAFDHHSSEMLRNQGQRDNHIIDPQAPSAARVVYNYYGGATRFPAISNEMMVAVDQADSAQYVKEEVLHPNNWTLLNFLMDARTGLGRFKDFRISNYNLMMQLIDYCKNHTIAEILALPDVKERVELYFAQEPEFKAQILRCATVHNNLVVLDLRQETVIHAGNRFMVYALFPQCNISIHMMWGLKQQNTVLATGKSIFNRTSKTNIGELMLKYGGGGHDAAGTCQVENERAEQVLADLVAQINADG; encoded by the coding sequence ATGATAGCTACCAAAACTCGGCATCGGTTGGTCACTCGCAGCGATTTTGATGGTCTCGTATGCGCCGTCCTAATGAAGGATATGGATCTAATTGATGACATCATGTTTGTGCATCCCAAAGACATGCAGGATGGCAAAGTTGACGTCAATTCCAACGATATCACTACTAACCTGCCCTACGTTGAAGGGGTGCATTTAGCGTTTGATCACCACTCTAGCGAAATGCTCCGTAATCAGGGACAGCGGGACAATCACATCATCGACCCGCAGGCTCCTTCGGCGGCGCGAGTCGTTTACAACTACTATGGCGGGGCCACCCGTTTTCCTGCTATTTCGAACGAAATGATGGTGGCAGTAGACCAGGCTGATTCAGCACAGTATGTCAAAGAAGAGGTGCTGCATCCCAATAATTGGACTCTTCTGAATTTTTTGATGGATGCGAGGACAGGATTAGGGCGGTTTAAAGATTTTCGAATTTCGAATTACAACCTGATGATGCAGTTGATTGACTACTGCAAAAATCACACAATTGCCGAGATCTTAGCTCTGCCAGATGTAAAAGAGCGGGTAGAGCTCTACTTTGCCCAAGAGCCTGAGTTCAAAGCCCAAATTTTGCGCTGCGCCACGGTTCACAACAACTTGGTCGTGCTTGATCTACGGCAAGAAACCGTGATTCATGCAGGCAATCGCTTTATGGTCTATGCTCTGTTTCCCCAGTGCAATATTTCAATTCATATGATGTGGGGATTGAAGCAGCAAAACACCGTGCTGGCAACGGGCAAATCCATTTTTAACCGCACCTCCAAAACTAATATCGGCGAACTCATGCTGAAGTATGGGGGAGGAGGGCACGATGCTGCTGGCACCTGCCAGGTTGAGAACGAGCGGGCCGAGCAGGTATTGGCAGACCTGGTTGCCCAAATTAACGCGGACGGCTAG